Proteins found in one Streptococcus iniae genomic segment:
- the ispE gene encoding 4-(cytidine 5'-diphospho)-2-C-methyl-D-erythritol kinase — protein sequence MASITERAPAKINLGLDIIGKRHDGYHDLDMVMVSVDLCDYITVSPMDEDRILIQSDCSKMPVDNKNDVYKAALLVKKAYGITQGVSIFLRKKIPVCAGMGGGSSDAAATLRALNRLWNLNMSCQEMIGLGMAIGSDVPYCIEAGCARVGGKGEKVEQLAGRFSSWVVLVKPEFGISTRTVFPKLDLERISRVDIDALVTAIETKNYSTLQTVMGNSLEDVSIAKRPFIQKIKDRMLASGADVALMTGSGPSVFALCRAEKQADRVVNSLKGFCKEVYKVRTL from the coding sequence ATGGCATCAATCACAGAAAGAGCGCCAGCTAAGATTAATCTTGGTTTGGATATTATTGGCAAACGTCATGATGGTTACCATGATTTAGACATGGTTATGGTTAGTGTTGATTTGTGTGACTATATTACCGTGTCACCGATGGATGAGGATAGAATCCTGATTCAGTCAGATTGTTCTAAAATGCCTGTGGATAATAAAAATGATGTTTACAAGGCAGCTCTTTTGGTGAAGAAAGCTTACGGCATCACCCAAGGGGTCTCCATTTTCTTACGCAAAAAGATTCCTGTTTGTGCAGGGATGGGAGGAGGCTCTAGTGATGCAGCTGCGACGCTTAGAGCCTTAAACCGCTTATGGAATTTGAATATGAGCTGTCAAGAGATGATTGGTCTTGGTATGGCAATTGGCAGTGATGTTCCCTATTGTATTGAAGCAGGCTGTGCGCGTGTTGGAGGAAAAGGGGAAAAAGTTGAACAACTTGCTGGGCGTTTTTCGTCTTGGGTGGTTTTAGTCAAGCCAGAATTTGGCATTTCGACACGAACGGTTTTTCCTAAACTTGATTTGGAGCGGATTAGCCGAGTAGATATTGATGCACTTGTAACAGCTATTGAAACTAAGAATTACAGCACTTTGCAGACTGTGATGGGGAATTCCTTAGAAGACGTGTCTATTGCCAAGAGGCCTTTTATTCAGAAGATTAAAGATAGGATGCTAGCATCTGGTGCTGATGTGGCTCTGATGACAGGTAGTGGACCGTCTGTTTTTGCTCTTTGTCGGGCGGAAAAGCAGGCTGACCGAGTGGTCAATAGTCTCAAGGGTTTTTGTAAGGAAGTTTATAAAGTCAGGACGTTATAG
- a CDS encoding zinc-dependent MarR family transcriptional regulator, translated as MGKLEGKIDYLVNKILVKAENQHELLFGACQSDVKLTNTQEHILMLLSQDKLTNTDLAKKLNISQAAVTKAIKSLIKHGMLASTKDVVDARVTYFELTDLAKPIAEEHTHHHDKTLDVYRRLLENFSPEEAQVVDKFLTIFAKELEG; from the coding sequence ATGGGGAAATTAGAAGGTAAAATCGATTATTTAGTTAACAAAATTTTGGTTAAGGCTGAAAATCAACACGAGCTCTTATTTGGTGCTTGTCAAAGTGATGTTAAGTTGACCAACACTCAAGAACATATTTTGATGCTCTTGTCACAAGATAAGTTAACGAATACAGATTTGGCTAAGAAGCTTAATATTAGTCAAGCGGCAGTAACAAAAGCTATTAAAAGTTTGATCAAACACGGTATGCTTGCCAGCACAAAAGATGTTGTGGATGCTCGTGTTACCTACTTTGAATTGACAGATTTGGCAAAACCAATTGCTGAAGAACACACGCACCATCATGACAAAACATTGGATGTTTACCGCAGACTATTAGAGAATTTTAGCCCAGAAGAAGCACAAGTGGTTGATAAATTTTTGACTATTTTTGCTAAAGAATTAGAAGGGTAA
- a CDS encoding metal ABC transporter ATP-binding protein produces MRYITVDNLSFNYDSDPVLEGINYTLDSGEFVTLTGENGAAKSTLIKATLGILKPKVGKVTIAKQNREGKKLRIAYLPQQVASFNAGFPSTVYEFVKSGRYPRRGWFRRLNQHDEEHIKASLESVGMWESRHKAIGSLSGGQKQRIVIARMFASDPDIFVLDEPTTGMDSGTTDTFYQLMNHSAHKHGKAVLMITHDPEEVKDYADRNIHLVRNQELPWRCFNIHDDEKEEV; encoded by the coding sequence TTGAGATACATAACAGTCGACAATTTGTCTTTTAATTATGACAGTGACCCTGTTTTAGAAGGCATTAACTATACTTTAGACAGTGGCGAGTTTGTCACCCTAACAGGTGAAAATGGCGCTGCTAAATCAACATTAATCAAGGCAACTTTGGGAATTTTAAAACCAAAAGTAGGGAAAGTGACGATTGCAAAGCAAAACCGAGAGGGCAAAAAGCTAAGAATAGCTTACCTTCCTCAGCAAGTTGCTAGTTTTAATGCCGGTTTTCCATCAACGGTTTATGAGTTTGTTAAGTCAGGTCGCTATCCTAGACGGGGTTGGTTCCGCCGCTTGAATCAGCATGACGAAGAACACATTAAAGCCAGTTTAGAATCTGTTGGCATGTGGGAGAGTCGTCATAAGGCAATTGGTAGTCTGTCAGGAGGGCAAAAACAGCGCATTGTGATTGCACGCATGTTTGCTTCTGACCCTGATATTTTTGTGTTGGACGAGCCGACAACTGGTATGGATTCAGGAACAACAGATACTTTCTACCAATTAATGAACCACAGTGCCCACAAACATGGGAAAGCTGTTTTAATGATTACACATGATCCGGAAGAAGTGAAAGATTATGCTGACCGTAACATTCACTTGGTACGTAATCAGGAACTTCCTTGGCGTTGTTTTAATATTCATGACGACGAGAAAGAGGAGGTTTAA
- a CDS encoding metal ABC transporter permease, whose protein sequence is MLEILTYDFMQRAVLAVIAISIFAPILGVFLILRRQSLMSDTLSHVSLAGVALGVVIGVNPTWTTIIVVAIAAVVLEYLRVVYKHYMEISTAILMSMGLAISLIIMSKSAGKSNISLEQYLFGSIITISKEQVIALFVIALFIFLLTLLFIRPMYILTFDEDTAFVDGLPVRVMSVLFNVITGIAIALTIPAAGALLVSTIMVLPASIAMRIGKNFKSVIFIGILIGFTGMLSGILLSYYWETPASATITMIFISIFLLVNLLRFIFQKIN, encoded by the coding sequence ATGTTAGAGATTTTAACCTATGATTTTATGCAACGAGCTGTTTTGGCAGTCATTGCTATCAGTATTTTTGCACCGATTCTAGGGGTTTTCCTTATTCTCAGACGTCAAAGTTTAATGAGTGATACCTTAAGCCACGTTTCCTTGGCGGGTGTCGCTTTGGGAGTTGTTATTGGTGTTAATCCAACATGGACAACCATTATTGTTGTGGCAATTGCGGCAGTAGTCTTAGAGTACTTGCGAGTGGTTTACAAACATTATATGGAAATTTCAACAGCCATTTTGATGTCGATGGGGCTTGCTATTTCGTTGATTATTATGAGTAAGTCGGCTGGAAAATCAAATATTAGTTTAGAGCAATACCTTTTTGGTTCTATTATCACAATCAGTAAAGAGCAAGTGATTGCCTTGTTTGTGATTGCCTTGTTTATTTTTCTATTAACCTTACTGTTTATTAGACCCATGTATATTTTAACTTTTGATGAAGACACAGCCTTTGTTGATGGTTTGCCGGTAAGGGTCATGTCAGTTCTTTTCAATGTGATTACAGGGATTGCCATTGCTCTTACCATTCCTGCAGCAGGAGCGCTTTTGGTGTCGACCATTATGGTTTTGCCTGCAAGTATTGCCATGCGGATTGGTAAAAATTTCAAATCTGTTATTTTTATTGGCATTTTAATTGGATTTACGGGAATGCTATCTGGTATCTTATTGTCCTATTATTGGGAGACGCCAGCTAGTGCGACCATTACCATGATTTTCATCAGTATTTTCCTTTTAGTAAATCTTTTGAGGTTCATCTTTCAGAAAATCAATTAA
- the tyrS gene encoding tyrosine--tRNA ligase: protein MNIFEELKARGLVFQTTDEEALVKALTEGQVSYYTGYDPTADSLHLGHLVAILTSRRLQLAGHKPYALVGGATGLIGDPSFKDAERSLQTKETVLEWSDNIKGQLSRFLDFEEGQNKAELVNNYDWFSQISFIDFLRDVGKYFTVNYMMSKDSVKKRIETGISYTEFAYQIMQGYDFYELNAKHNVTLQIGGSDQWGNMTAGTELLRRKADKAGHVMTVPLITDSTGKKFGKSEGNAVWLDADKTSPYEMYQFWLNVMDDDAIKFLKIFTFLSLDEIADIETAFEAARHERLAQKTLAREVVTLVHGEEAYKQALKITEQLFAGKIKELSASELKQGLSNVPNYHVKEEDNLNIVDILVSAAISPSKRQAREDVQNGAIYINGERVQDLTYVLADADKIDEQLTVIRRGKKKYAVLTY, encoded by the coding sequence ATGAATATTTTTGAAGAACTCAAAGCGCGTGGCTTGGTCTTTCAGACGACCGATGAAGAAGCCTTAGTCAAAGCACTAACAGAAGGGCAAGTATCCTATTATACAGGTTATGATCCAACAGCTGACAGCTTACACCTTGGCCACTTGGTTGCTATCTTAACCTCACGTCGTTTACAACTAGCAGGTCATAAGCCTTATGCACTCGTTGGCGGAGCCACAGGATTGATTGGTGACCCCTCCTTTAAGGATGCTGAGCGTAGCCTACAAACTAAAGAAACCGTCCTTGAATGGAGCGACAACATCAAAGGGCAATTGTCACGCTTCCTTGATTTCGAAGAGGGCCAAAATAAGGCTGAACTGGTTAACAACTATGACTGGTTCTCACAAATTAGTTTTATTGACTTCCTTCGTGATGTTGGTAAGTACTTTACCGTTAACTACATGATGAGTAAAGACTCTGTTAAAAAACGTATCGAAACTGGTATTTCATATACTGAATTCGCCTACCAAATCATGCAAGGCTATGATTTCTATGAATTAAATGCCAAACATAATGTGACACTTCAAATTGGTGGTTCTGACCAATGGGGTAACATGACCGCAGGGACTGAGTTGCTTCGTCGTAAAGCTGATAAAGCAGGACATGTCATGACCGTTCCACTTATCACTGATTCTACAGGGAAGAAATTTGGCAAATCAGAAGGCAATGCCGTTTGGTTGGATGCTGATAAAACATCACCTTATGAAATGTACCAATTCTGGTTAAACGTTATGGATGATGACGCTATCAAATTCCTCAAAATCTTCACCTTCCTATCATTGGACGAGATCGCTGACATCGAAACTGCTTTTGAAGCTGCCCGTCATGAACGCTTAGCTCAAAAAACACTAGCGCGCGAGGTCGTAACACTTGTCCACGGTGAAGAAGCTTACAAACAAGCTTTAAAAATCACAGAACAGTTATTTGCTGGTAAAATCAAAGAATTATCCGCTAGTGAACTTAAACAAGGCCTCAGCAATGTGCCAAACTATCACGTCAAAGAAGAAGACAACCTTAATATCGTTGACATTTTAGTAAGTGCTGCTATTTCTCCATCAAAACGCCAAGCGCGTGAGGATGTTCAAAACGGTGCTATCTATATTAACGGTGAACGCGTGCAAGACTTAACCTATGTCCTAGCTGACGCTGACAAAATTGATGAGCAATTAACCGTCATTCGTCGCGGCAAGAAAAAATATGCCGTCCTAACTTACTAA
- the pbp1b gene encoding penicillin-binding protein PBP1B: MRYFIVNQRNKKKQEQDLDYKDLGIVALRTLKLISNFIYIIIFLLGMMGVGMAFGYLASQIDSVKVPSKESLVKQVNAISRISQLNYSDNSIIAPIDSDLLRTPVPKEAISDNIKNALVSTEDENFREHKGVVPKAVFRATLASILGLGESSGGSTLTQQLVKQQVIGDAPTFKRKSKEIIYALALERYLSKDDILSDYLNVSPFGRNNKGQNIAGIGEAARGIFGVEPKDLTIPQAAFLAGLPQSPIVYSPYLSTGQLKTDQEMVYGIKRQQHVLYNMYREGMLSKQDYESYKAYPIKQDFKQPESVASNNHDYLYYSILENAKAAMFDYLIKRDKVSERDLKNDKTKAAYEERAMTELQQGGYTVTSTINKTIYQAMQSAAANYGGLLDDGTGTLQMGNVLTNNANGAVLGFIGGRDYKMNQNNHAFDTRRSPGSSIKPIIAYGPAIDQGLMGSASILSNYPTTYSSGQKIMHVDSEGTAMMPLQEALNTSWNIPAYWTQKLLRDNGVNVEAYMSNMGYHIPDYSIESLPLGAGIDVSVGQQTNAYQMIANNGEFHKQYMVEKITASDGTVVYQHQAKPVRIFSPATATILQELLRGPISSGSTTTFKSRLSAINPHLASADWIGKTGTTENYSDVWLMLATPKVTLGGWAGHDDNSSLAAMTGYHNEANYMANLANAINQADGDIFGIGQRFKLDNSVIKASVNKATGLQAGVVTVNGRKITIGGENTTSLWAKNGPGQMTYKFAIGGTDADYQKAWSSFGGGKK, encoded by the coding sequence ATGAGGTATTTTATCGTGAATCAAAGGAATAAGAAAAAACAAGAACAGGACCTGGATTATAAAGATTTAGGAATTGTCGCACTTAGAACATTAAAACTCATTTCGAATTTTATTTATATCATTATTTTCCTACTTGGGATGATGGGAGTGGGGATGGCTTTTGGCTACCTTGCCAGCCAGATTGATTCTGTGAAAGTGCCTAGTAAAGAGAGTTTGGTTAAGCAGGTGAATGCTATTTCAAGGATTTCTCAACTAAACTACTCAGATAATAGCATTATTGCGCCGATTGACAGTGATTTGTTGCGGACTCCAGTTCCTAAGGAAGCTATATCAGATAACATCAAAAACGCTTTAGTTTCTACTGAAGATGAAAATTTTAGGGAGCATAAAGGCGTTGTGCCTAAGGCTGTTTTTAGAGCGACTTTAGCTTCTATCCTTGGTTTAGGCGAGTCGAGTGGGGGGTCAACCTTGACCCAACAGCTGGTTAAACAGCAAGTGATTGGAGATGCCCCAACCTTTAAACGGAAATCCAAAGAAATCATTTATGCGCTTGCTCTAGAACGCTACCTTTCAAAGGATGATATCTTATCAGACTATTTAAACGTGTCCCCATTTGGACGTAATAATAAGGGGCAAAACATCGCGGGAATTGGCGAAGCAGCGCGTGGTATTTTTGGTGTTGAACCAAAGGATTTAACCATTCCTCAGGCGGCATTTTTGGCAGGCTTGCCACAGAGTCCAATTGTTTACTCGCCGTATCTCTCAACGGGACAATTGAAAACAGACCAAGAGATGGTTTATGGTATTAAACGTCAGCAACATGTTCTCTATAACATGTATCGCGAAGGAATGTTAAGTAAGCAAGATTATGAGTCCTATAAAGCCTACCCGATTAAACAAGATTTTAAACAGCCAGAATCTGTCGCAAGTAATAACCATGATTATCTTTATTACAGTATTTTAGAAAATGCTAAAGCTGCCATGTTTGATTATCTAATCAAACGAGATAAGGTTTCTGAAAGAGATTTGAAAAACGATAAAACTAAAGCAGCTTATGAAGAAAGAGCCATGACGGAGTTGCAACAAGGTGGCTATACCGTAACAAGTACTATTAATAAAACTATTTATCAAGCGATGCAAAGTGCAGCAGCTAATTATGGTGGTTTATTAGATGATGGTACGGGCACTCTTCAGATGGGGAATGTTCTGACGAATAATGCAAATGGAGCGGTTTTAGGCTTCATTGGTGGTCGTGATTACAAGATGAATCAGAACAACCATGCCTTTGATACCCGTCGCTCACCTGGTTCTAGTATCAAACCTATTATTGCTTATGGTCCTGCCATTGACCAAGGCTTGATGGGAAGTGCCAGCATCTTATCAAATTACCCAACGACTTACTCAAGTGGGCAAAAAATCATGCACGTTGATAGTGAAGGGACAGCTATGATGCCACTTCAAGAGGCCTTAAACACTTCTTGGAACATTCCTGCTTACTGGACGCAAAAGTTGTTGCGTGACAATGGTGTTAATGTTGAAGCATACATGTCCAATATGGGCTATCATATCCCAGATTATTCAATCGAAAGTTTACCTCTGGGGGCTGGAATTGATGTTTCTGTGGGACAACAAACCAATGCCTACCAAATGATTGCTAATAACGGAGAATTTCACAAACAATATATGGTGGAAAAAATCACTGCCAGTGATGGAACGGTTGTTTACCAACATCAAGCAAAACCGGTCCGAATTTTCTCACCAGCGACAGCAACTATTCTTCAAGAGCTATTAAGAGGGCCAATTTCATCTGGTTCAACAACCACTTTCAAGAGCCGCTTGTCTGCGATTAATCCTCACCTAGCTTCGGCAGATTGGATTGGTAAGACAGGAACGACGGAAAACTATTCTGATGTTTGGTTAATGCTTGCAACTCCTAAAGTTACTTTGGGAGGATGGGCAGGTCATGATGATAATAGTTCACTAGCAGCGATGACAGGTTATCATAATGAGGCCAATTACATGGCCAATTTAGCTAACGCTATAAATCAGGCTGATGGAGATATTTTTGGTATAGGTCAGCGCTTCAAACTTGATAACAGTGTGATTAAGGCCTCTGTCAATAAAGCAACTGGTTTACAAGCTGGCGTAGTGACTGTGAATGGGCGTAAAATTACCATTGGTGGGGAGAACACGACCAGTCTTTGGGCTAAAAATGGTCCAGGTCAAATGACCTATAAATTTGCTATTGGTGGAACAGACGCAGACTATCAAAAAGCCTGGTCTAGTTTTGGCGGTGGCAAGAAATAA